ACGAACCATCACCGAGAAGCGTGCCCCGTTCAACGCTGCCGTCTTCTACGGACCACCGCCTGAGGGGACGATCGATTGGGAGCTACTGAGCGAGCGGATCCCAAAAGCGACCGAAGAGTACAGGGACGTAGATGAGGACGCGGTCATCACCGTCTTTCAGACGGCGTTCGAACTCGTCGAACCCGGACGCCCGCTGGTCGCCGTCGAGTTCGAATCGGACGTAACACGGTTCGTCGTCGATCTCGAAACGTGGCCCGACCGGACCGACACGGGGGATGATCCGAGATACCACGTCCGGATCCGACGGTACTCGTGGCAGGATTCGGTGGCGCCGGCGACCGAGACCGCGATCGAGGTTCCCGGGTTCGGGAGTTTCGATCACGTCGAGTGAGCCTACCGTGGCGAGGGTTCCGCTTCCTCGCGGGCGAGACACTCCGCCAGCGGCTCGATGATCTCGTCGGCCACGGTGTAGGGATCGGTCTCGCGGGCGACGATCCGGTCGACCAGCTCCTCGATCCCGCCGCGGCGCTCGATCTCACCCTCCAGCAGACGGCCGGCGTCCTCACGTAACAGGGTACGCACCTCCTCGGCATACCGGGTGCGGGCTTTCGCTTCGAGCGTGCCCGAGGATTCGAGATAGGTTCGATGGTCCGCGAACGTTTCGACGAGGGCATCGAGCCCCTCGCCGCTCGTCGCGACCGTCTCGACGATTTCGGGGGTCCACTCGCCGTTATCGCGGCCTTCGAGCATCTCCGAGAGCTGTTTCACGGTTCTGTCGGCACCGGGCATGTCGGCCTTGTTCACCACGAAGACATCGCCGATTTCGAGGATCCCGGCTTTGAGCATCTGGATGTCGTCGCCGCTTTCGGGCTGGACGAGCACGGCGACCGTGTCGGCGGTCCGGACGATGTCGACCTCGTTCTGACCCGCACCGACCGTCTCGACGATGATCCGGTCGATCCCGAAGGCGTCGAAGGCCGTGATCGCGTCGCCGGTCGCCGTCGAGAGTCCGCCTAACTGCCCGCGGGCGCTCATCGAGCGGACGAAGGTGTCCATATCGCCCGTGGTCGAGGCCATGCGGATCCGGTCGCCCAGCACCGCCCCGCCCGTATAGGGCGAGGATGGGTCGACGGCGATCACGCCGACGGTCAGGCCCTCGTCGCGGTAGGCCTTCGCGAGTTTATCGACGAGGGTGGACTTGCCCGCGCCGGGGCTGCCCGTGATCCCGATGACCTCGGCGTCGCCCGTGTGCTCGTGGAGCGCGGCCACCAGATCGCGATAGCCCGGCGAACGGTTCTCGATCCGCGTGATCGCCCGCGCGAGCGCCCGATATCGGCCGTCGAGCAGGTCTCCAACGAGGTCCGTGTCGCCGCCGCTCATCGCTCGGGAGCGTTCTCGCGGACGAACTCGATGGTGTCGCTCATGGGCGTTCCCGGTCCGAAGATGGCGTCGACACCCGCCTCCTGAAGCGGCTCTTTGTCCTTATCGGGGATCACGCCCCCGAGAATGATCAGCGTGTCCTCGAAGGCGCCGTACTCCTCGAGTCCGGCGACGATCTTCGGGACGAGCGTGTTGTGCGCTCCCGAGAGGATCGAAATGCCGAGTACGTCGACGTCCTCTTGGACCGCGGCCTGGACGATCTCGTCGGGCGCGTTGTGCAGCCCCGAGTAGATGACCTCGAAGCCCGCGTCGCGAAACGCCCGTGAGATGACGTGTGCACCGCGATCGTGGCCGTCGAGACCGACCTTCGCGACGAGACACCGGATCGCCCGCTGGTCCTCTTCGACGCTCACTTCGACCGCCTCCAGTCGGTGTTCATGGCCGTACTTTTCTGCCGAAGGGTTTTACTGTAACGGACGTCCGTGAGAGAGACGGCGGGCACCGCCGAGAAACCGGATTCGGTTATTTATTCGGATCGTTTCATCCCGTTCGGTTTCTGAGAAACGTAATACGATCCCGGTGTATAGTCCTCGCGTGGCCGTTTCAGTCCGAATCACCGGCTCCCGGCGTATCGAGTTCTCCGTCGACGAGGTGACGGGAGCGGTCGGTGATTCGCTTACGGTGTTGCCGATCGTCGTCGCGCTGGCGCTGTTGACCGAGATCTCGCTTCCCCACGTCCTGGTCGCCTTCGGGGTCTTCCAGATCGTGTGGGGCGTGTGGTACGGCCTGCCCGTTTCGGTCGAACCCATGAAGGCGCTGGCGGCGCTCGCGATCGCCGGGGCGCTCTCGTATGCGGAACTCGCGCTGGCGGGCCTCGTGTTGGGCGTCGTGTTGCTGGCGGTCGGCTATACGGGCGCGCTCTCGGTCGTCGAGCGCTGGATCGGCGAACCGGTGGTTCGCGGGATCCAGTTCGCCGTCGGGTTGCTCCTGTTGGAAACCGGCGTCTCGCTGGCGGCCGAGAGCCCCCCGCTCGCGGCGGTCGGATTGGTGGTCGCACTCGTCGTCATCGCACTCGGCTACAGGAATGCGAGCGCGCTCGTCGTACTCGGGGTCGGAGCGGCGATCGCGCTCGGGACGGCCGGCGTGCCTGCGGTTCAGTCGCCCGGCCTGCCGCCGGTTCCGGCCCTGGGGAGTGCGCTGACCTGGGGCGTGGTCGACGGGATCGTCGCCCAGTTCGCGATGACCATCGGCAACGCCGCGCTCGCGACGTCGCTGCTGTTCTCCGATCTGTTCGACCGGGAGGTCCCCGCCGACGTCCTCGCGGGAAGTATGGGCGTGACGAACCTCCTTGCCGTGCCGCTTGGCGGGATCCCGATGTGTCACGGCTGTGATGGCGTCGCGGGCAAGTACGAGTTCGGCGCACGCACCGGCGGCGCGAACGTGATCCTCGGAATCGGCTATCTCGCGCTCGCCTTGGTGGCGACCGGCGCGCTCGTGGCCGCATTCCCGGTCGCGATGCTCGGGGTGTTGCTCGCACTCGTCGCGATCTCGCTTGGAAGCAGCGTGAGAAAATCCTCGAACGTCGCCCTGTCGGTCGGAATCGGCCTGCTCGCGCTCGTCTGGAACGTGGGAATCGCCTTCGCGCTCGGGATCTGCGCTCACCTCGTCGTCGAGCGCTACCGCCGAGGCGCGTGATCCGTCACGGGTCGGCCGGAACGACTTCGGTCGACTGGATCCACGCCTGGTCGTTGTCGGCGTCTTGGATCACGGCGATCGTCCGCGACTCGTGTCGGTATTCGCTGTAGCGATATCGCGTCCCCTCCCATGGGTTCTCGGTCGGTTCGTCGGCCACACCGACCCTCGGAGAGTTGGTGTGATAAACGTTCGCATATCAATCGGTCTCGGGCAGCGCGTACGCGCCGACGAGGAAGAAGACGACTGCGAGCGCCGTGAGGACCGCCAGATCCGCGAGCCACGGCCCGCCGGAGACGGTAGCCGCGCGCACGCCCCGCGAGAAATAGGTGAGGGGAAGGAGGTCGATCACCGGCCCCATCCACTCGGGAAGGAGCGTCGGCGGGACGAACGTCTCGGCGAGAAACAGCATGGGCAGGGCGATAGTGTTCGCGGCGGCGATCACGCCGTCCTGGGAGTCCGCGACCCGCCCGAGGATCGCGCCGATGCCACAGAAGACGGCGGTGCCGATCACGACGAACGGGAGCAAGAGGGGCGAAAATACGAAGGTGGCGTCGGTCAGCAACCAGAGCACGCCAAGGAGGATCGCGCTGGCGACCCCGACGAGGATCGCGTTCACGAGAGTGTGTGCGAGCAGCCACTCGGTCCTGCTCAAGGGCGTGGTCGCCAGTTTCTCGAAGCGGTTGCCGTCCCGATGGCGCGCGACGGTGCTCCCGACCCGCGACAGCGGGGTAAAGAGGACGACGACCGCGAGATACCCCGGCAGGTAGTACTCCGGCGGCTCCGTAAAGAGGCCCCCGCCCGTGGGGTCGGTGGTCACGAGCGCTCCGAAGATGACGATCAGGAGGACCGGAAAGAAGAAGGTGAAAAAGACTGCCGTCCGACGGCGGATAAAGGAGTGCCACGCGGCGACGAACTCCGCTCGGGTGCGCGCGAACGAGTTCATTGGGCACCTCCGACCGTCGCCGGCTCCTCGGGGGCCCGCTCGTCGGCGAGTTCGAGGTAGACGTCCTCCAGTGTGGGTTGGGTCCAGGCGAGCGATTCGTACTCGACGCCGGCGCGTTCGAGGGCCCGTACGGCCGTAGCGATCCCCTCGGGGTCGATCCCGTGGATCGTGAGTTCGCCCCGCGTGGCCGAGACCCGATACCCGCTGCCCGCGAGCGCGTCGGGTCCGGCGTCGGTCTCGACGACCAGCCGGCTCTCGCCGCCGTGTGTCGCGACGAGCGAGTCGGGAGAACCGACTTCGACGAGTCGGCCGTCTGCGAGCAGCCCCACCCGGTCGGCGAGCGCCTCGGCCTCGGCCATGTTGTGGGTCGTGAGAAGGACGGTCGTTCCCCCGTCGGCGAGGTCGCCGATCAGCGCCCAGAGGTCCCGCCGGCCCGCGGGGTCGATCCCGGTCGTGGGTTCGTCGAGAAAGAGCAGGTCGGGGTCGTTGACCAGCGCCGAGCCCACGCAGATCCGGCGTTGCTGCCCGCCCGAGAGGGTCTCGTACCACGCGTCGGCCTCGTCGGCCATTCCGACCTCCGAAAGCACGTCCTCGACCGGCCGCGACTCGTCGTAGAGGCCGGCGTAGTACGCGAGCAGTTCGCGGCCGGTCAGCCGTTCGGGTGGTGAGAACGCCTGTGGAAGTAACGAGATGCGATTCTCGTCGAGCGCGCCGAGCGGGGCGCCGAAGACGGACACCTCGCCGGCATCGGGCGTCGTCGTTCCGGTCAGCGCCCGGACGAGCGTGGTCTTTCCCGCACCGTTGGGGCCGATAAGCGCGAACACCTCGCCGCGTTCGACGGCCAGCGAGACGCCGTCGAGCGCGGCGGTGTCGCCGTAGGACCGCGAGAGGTCCTCGGCGACGAGCGCGTTGTCCATATCGGGTGGAAGTAGCGAGGCCGTCCTAAGGGGTTCGATCCCGGGGCGCTACCGGCGTTGGTATCTGTTTCGGATCAGGATCGCCGCGGCGTTCATCGAGAGCATCACCGCCAGAAGGGTGACGACGCCTGCGGCGAGCACGCCGTACCGGAACTCGGGGCTCGGCATGGCCGACCACGTGTAGATCTGGCGCGGCATCGCACTGAACCGGGCCAGAAAGCCCGCGGGCGGGTTATAAATCGTCGCGGCCGCACCGATCATCAACAGTGGGGCCGTCTCGCCGATCGCGCGCCCGAACGCGAGGATCGTTCCGGTCAGGATACCGGGAAGGGCCCCCGGCAGGACGACGTTACGAGTTGTCTGCCAGCGAGTCGCGCCCATCGCAAGGGACGCTTCGCGCTGTGAGTCCGGCACGCTGTCGATCGCCTCCTGTGCGGAGATGATGACGATCGGAAGGATCAGTAGGCCAACAGCCATGCCGCCGACGAGAACGCTCCCGTAAGGGAGGGTAAAAACGCGGATAAACAGCGCGAGGCCGAGTAGCCCGTATACGACGGACGGAACGCCCGCGAGGTTCGCGATGTTGAGTTGGATCAGTTCCGTGAACCGGTTCTGCGGGGCGTACTCGACGAGGTACAGCGCCGCACCCACACCGATGGGAACCGTCGCCACTGCGACAACGATCATCATCATGATCGACCCGATGAGTGCGGGATAGATCCCCGCTTCATCGGGGAAGCGCGACGGAGCACTCGTCAGGAACTGCCAATCGAGCCACCGTGGGGTGTTCGGCTGTGTGAGCGCGAATGCATCGAGCGTAACGTACACGAGCAGGACCCCGACCATCAGGATGCCAAACAGCGTCGCGCCAAGGCAGACTCCCTGAAAGATTCGCCCACGCCAGTCACCGGAGCCACCGGTGTCGAACCAGTCGTCGGTCTGTGTCTGTGCGTTGTTTCCTGCCATCTATCTGTCCTCCATTAGCGGTACTCCTCCTGATATCTGCTTGCGACCCATTCCGCGGTGAGGTTCATCAGGAAGGTAATCACAAATAGCGTCAGTCCGATCGCGAACAGCGCGCTATATGCGGTCGTGCCGGCCGAAACGTCACTGGTTCCGAGCTGGACCATTGCCGCGGTCATCGTCTGGCCCGATTCGAGCAGTATGCCCGGGAAGCTCTCGAACGAGAACATCCGTGAGCGCTGGCCCATTGCGACCGCCACAATCATCGTCTCGCCGATCGCCCGTGAGAGAGCGAGGATGAACGCCGAGAAGATGCCTGAAGCAGCCGCGGGAACGACGACCCCCGTCGAGACCTCGAACTTCGTCGCGCCAAGCCCGTAGCCCGCCTGCCGGAGCTCGTCGGGGACGGCGCTCATCGCGTCCTCGCTCAGCGAGGAGACCATCGGGATGATCATGACGCCGACCATGATCGAGGCCGAAAGGACGTTGAACGTCCCGACGTTCAGCCCGACCGAGTCGAGGACCGGCGTGATGTATACGAGCCCGAAGTAGCCGTAGACGACCGTCGGGATCCCCGCAAGCACTTCGAGTGCGGGCTTGATCACCGATCGGATACGCGAACTCGCGTACTCCGAGAGGTATATCGCTGCGGCGAGCCCGACGGGGATGGCGATCAACGCCGACAGTACCGTCACGAGCAGCGTCCCAGTGACGAGCGGTAGCACGCCGAACTGGTTCGGCTCGATCGCGGGCGACCACTCGGACCCGAGGAGGAACGTCAGGGGGGAGACATCCCGGAAAAAGCCGATCGCGTCCGCTGTGAGCGTATAGATGATCCCCAACGTTACGAATACCGAGATCACAGCGGAGATAAACAGCAGGGTTTCGATCACTCGCTCTTCAAGCGAACGGCTGGCGCCGTCTTCGAGATCGAGTGTGTCGGTTTCCGTACTCATCTGTTATCAGCTATGTACTGTGATTATGCGCCGCTGCTGTTGTTGCTAGCGTTGCCGCTATCGTCGTTGCTGTTGTTACTGGCGTTGCCGCTGTCGCCGCTAGCACCTCCACCGACGACCTCATCGATCGTCGAGAGGTTTTCCTCGACCATGCTCTCGTTGGCCGGGACGTAGCCGATCTCGCTGACGAGGTCCGACGAGGAGTTGTTGATGTAGAACCGGACGAACTCCTCGACTGCCTGGTTCTCCTGCAGCGAGCTTTCGGAGACGTAGATGAACAGCGGTCGGGCGAGCGGGTAGTCACCGGCCTGTGCGGTTTCAAGGCTCGGCTCGACACAGCTGCCGTTACCGCCGTCGATCGAGAGGCCCTTGATCCGGTCCTGGTTCTCATCGTAGTAGGCGTATCCGAAGTAGCCCATCGCGTTCTCCGAGCCCTCGATGCCCTGAACGATGATGTTGTCCTGCTCGGTGCTCTCGTAATCGGAGCGGTGCGAGCCTCCCTCACCGATGACGGTCTCGGTGAAGAAGTCGAAGGTACCGGAGGTGGTCGCCGGGCCGTAGAGCTCGAAGGGCTGGTCCGGCCAGTCGTCGCGGACGTCGGACCACTGCTGGGCGCCGTTAGGGCCCCAGATCTGGGCGAGCTCCTCAAAGGTGACACAATCGACCCAGTCGGCGTTGTTGTTGACCGCAAAGGTCAGCGCGTCGCTACCGACCTGCATCTCGATCGGGGTGATGTCGTTCTCCTCGGCGGCCTGCTGTTCCTCCTCGCTGATCTCTCGCGAGGCCCCGTTGATGTCCGAATCGCCGGGGATGAACGCGTTCTCGAAGCCGCCACCGGTCCCGGTCGAGTCGACCGAGATGTTGACGTCGGGGTTCTCCCGCTGGAACTCCTCGGCCATCGCCTGCGAGATCGGGTAGACGGTACTGCTACCGGCGATGATAACCTGACCCGAAACCGAGCCGCTACCCGAACCATTGCCGCTCGACGAGCCACCGGACCCGTTGCCACCCTCGCCCCCGTTTCCACCGCTACACCCAGCGATCGAGATCGCAACGGCCGCCCCTCCGGTCGCAAGGAGCTCCCGGCGCGATACCGCTTCGACACGAGTCTTGCTTGGATCGTCTGCCATCACGTAACCCATTCGACGGATACGGGAAATACCATGCTATGAGTAATATATATTCGACAATATCTATATATCTAAGTACGGGTAGCCGTCGGCGCTCCGAACCGTGAGTCACGCCGAGACCGTGCTACGTGGGAGCCTCGTTGCCGATGGTGGTATCGTTGCCGGCAGGACTGAGGTATTGAATTTGATACGAATGTTAATAGAGCGTTTCGACCCCTCAATATATATTCGTCTACGTCGGCGCTTGCGCGGATGCAGTCGCCCGAACCCGAAGCGTTGGCCGGGACGGTGAGCGTTTAGGTGATCGCGCCGACAGGGGACGTATGGAGTATCACAGCCTCGGATCGACGGGCACGCAAGTCTCGGAACTCTGTTTCGGCACCTGGCGGTTCGGCAAGGAGAGCAACGGCACCGTCGAAACCGACAGAGAACAAGCCCACGACCTCCTCGATACGGCCTGGGAGCACGGTGTCAACTTCATCGACACCGCGAACGTCTATGGCACCCCCAACGGGACCAGCGAGGAGTACATCGGCGAGTGGCTCGCCGAGCACGACCGCGAGGACTTCGTGCTCGCCTCGAAGGTCTACTTCCCCTTTGACGGCTGGGGAGAACCCGGGCCGAACGATTCGGGGCTGGGACGCAAGCACATCCGCGCACAGGTCGAGGGCACGCTGGACAGGCTCGGTACTGATTACCTCGATCTGTACTACGTCCACCGTTTCGACGAGGACACGCCCATCGAGGAGACGCTTTCCGCGCTCGATACGCTGGTCGAGAAGGGCAAGGTCAACTACCTCGGCGCGAGCACGATGGCCGCCTGGCAGCTGACGAAGGCGCTGTGGAAGAGCGAGGTCAACAGCTTCGAGCGCTTCGAGGTCACCCAGCCGCTCTTTCACGCGGCGTATCGCGACGACGTCGCGGACTACCTCGACGTGGCGGCCGATCAGGATCTGGCGGTCTGTCCGTACTCGCCACTGGCGGGCGGATTCCTCACCGGCAAGTACGAACGCGAGGGCGAGGAGGTCGTCGGCCCCGAGGGCTCGCGCGCGGACCTCGACGACCGCTTCGAGGACTACTACGTCTCCGAGCGCGGTTGGCAGGTCTTAGAGGAGATCCGCGCGGTCGCCGACGAGGAGGGCGCGACCCCCGCCCAGGTCTCACTGCGCTGGCTGATGGACCAAGAGGCGTTCTCGTGTACGCCGATCGTCGGCGCGCGCACGACCGGCCAACTCGAGGAGAACGTCGGAGCGGTCGAAGTAGAGCTCTCGGACCAGCAGCGCGCACGGATCGACGACGCGCGCTACGAGGAAGAGGGGCGGCGCTTCGGTCACTAACCGCGACGTTCTCGTCGTTTTCGCCGCCAGCGCTCCTCGGAGTTCTCGCCGTCATCGCCCCCGTGCTCGCGCTTGAACGGCCGCCAGTACAGCAGGACGATAGTGACGAGGAAGATCGCAGTACCGGCAACGTACGACTGGAGGCTCGTAGCCACCGCGGTCCCCGCGCTGCCGAACGCGCCGACGAAGATCGGCGCGATCAGCGGCCAGACACACGAGAAACACGAAAAGAGGCCGATGACGCCGCCGATCGCGGAGCCCGCGGCGTCGATCAGGGTCGCGTAGACGAGATACGAGAGGGCGAGGTAGCCGACGACGAGGAACGGAACGAACGTCGCGCGGACAAGCGGGCCGTTATACGAGACGACGGGTCCGATCCCCGGGGAGGGCATCGAGACGTCGACCCCGGTGGGGAGCTGTGGAACCCCCGTCCAGAGCAGCCCCCCCAGCACGAACAGCGCGAGGAGGTAACCCCCGGCGACGACACCCGCGAGATACCGGTGGCGCGGTGCGCGCGGGTCGGGATTCGTCCGCACGATGGCCCACAGCCCGACGTTGATCCAGATGAAGGGGTAGACGACCGCGAAGACGCTATCGACGCGGACGTCAGCGAGGAGGTGATAGACCAACAGAACGGCGAGTTCGGTGTTGACCAGCAGGCCCCCGTACAGCAGCGTCGCGGTCCGCGGTCGGAAGCGTTCGGGGAGCGCGTCGAAAGAGAGCGTATCGGTTCGAGTCATAGCACGAGCGCGTCGACGATGATGGCGAACAGCAGCGCGCCCAGATACGCGTTCGAGGCGTGGAACGAGCGCATTGCCGCCTCGCGGGTCTGTTCGCGGTGCAGCGCCATCACTTCCCGCAGGAAGATCGCCCCGAAAACGACGCTGGTCGCAGCGAAAAGCCAGCCCAGCGTGTCAACCGCGGCGAGCAGGCTCGCGGCGATCAGCGTCGCGCCCAGATAGTAGACGATGTGTTTTCTGGTGAGGCGCTCGCCACGAACGACGGGCATCATCGGGAACCCGCCGCGGGCGTAGTCGTCCTTGTACGCGAGCGCGAGGTTGTAGAAATGCGCGGGCGTCCAACAGAAGATCACGCCAGCGAGCACGAGCGCCGGCAGGCCGATCTCCCCCGTCGCAGCGGCCCAGCCGATCAAGGCGGGCAACGCGCCCGCCGCACCGCCGATGACGGTGTTCTGGACGGTGTTCGGTTTGAGAACCAGCGTGTAGATCACGCTATAGAAGACGATCGCGGTCAGTCCCAGCAGGGCCGCGAGCGCGTTGACGAAGACGTAGAAGGTCCCGAGCGAAGCGAGCCCCAGGAGCGCACCGAACGCCAGCGCGTGGCTCACCGGGACGATCTCGGTCGCGAGCGGGCGGTCGGCGGTGCGTTTCATCCGCTGGTCGACGTCGCGTTCGAGTACGTGATTGAAGGTACCGCTCGCGCCGATGGCGAGTACGCCACCCAGAAGGGTGGCGACGATGGTGACGACCGGGAGGTTCGGACCGGCCGCAAGCGTCATCGCCGCGGCCGCGACCAGACAGAGCAGCCACATCAGCCGCGGCTTCATCAGGCTGTAGTACGCGCCCAGGGTCGCACGCAACCCGCCTGTCGGTCGTGGCGTTGCGGACTCCGGGGTCGCTTCGGTGGGGGGCGATTTCGTGAGCGGTTCGTCGCGTTCGCGGGTCGGGAACCGCCGTTCGAGCGACCACGCCAGACCGAGCAAGAGGCCACCGAAGATGGCCGTCCCGATCAGCAGGTGGAGCGCCGACACCATCGGGGGTGCGCCGGTCGTTGCGACGACCGCGCCGATCCCGATCTGGACGGGGTAGAGGACGGCGGGGATCCCGAGAGCCGTGCGGATCCGCGTCGAACCGGTTCGCCAGCCGACGACGGCGCTCGCGAGGACGCCGACCCCGACCAGCGCCGCAAGCAGTCGGTGTGTCCAGGCGATGGTCACCGCGGCACCCGTAAAGGGATACCCGCCGTTGCAGGCGGGCCACGTCGAACACGCGGCGGTGGCGTCGGTGAGCGCGGTCGTCGCGCCCGCGATCACCAGTAGGTACGCCCCCATCGCGGTCGCGGCGAGCACGCCGAGAGACCGGGATCCGTCGCCAAGCGATTCCGTGGACACGTCTAGGTAATCGTTGGAGCGGGCGTACTTAGAGGCCGCGATGTGACCGCCCCCGCTCGAAAACGCACACATTTATGCTCGCCCTCACAAAGGACGCGGTATGGAACGGAGCCGGCGCGCCCTCGTGGGGATCCTCTGTCTCGGGCTGTTCGCGCTCGTTGCAGAGCCCGCCGCGGCGCAGACCTCTATCAACGATCAACTCATCGGCAACCTGAACAACGCGCTCCTGTACGCCGCGATCCCGATCACGATCCTGGTGCAGGCGATCCTGATCTACGCGGTGTTCAAGTTCCGGAACAACGACGACCCCAAACCGACCCAGGAGAACCGTCGCTTGGAGATCACGTGGACGGTCGCGACCGCGATCGTGTTGCTGTTCGTCGGGCTGGCGTCCTATCAGGTGATGGCCGATCCCTTCATCACCGCCCAGAACGACGACGTGCCCGACGAGGCCGACGTCGAGATCGAGGTCGTCGCGTTCAACTACGGCTGGAACTTCAACTACCAGGACGAGGGCATCCAGACGACCGGCCAGGCGACGATCCCGACCGACACCCAGATCTACTTCAACGTGGGCGCTGATGCCGAGCAAAACTCCTACATACACGGGTTTCACGTTCCCGATCTCGGGCTGAAACAGGACGCCAACCCCGGCCAGCGAAACATGGTGAAGACCGAAGTCTACGAGGAAGGCGAGTACCAGGGCTACTGCTCGAAGTACTGTGGCGTGGGCCACTCGAACATGTACTTCACCATCAA
The DNA window shown above is from Halalkalicoccus jeotgali B3 and carries:
- a CDS encoding heme o synthase, whose translation is MGAYLLVIAGATTALTDATAACSTWPACNGGYPFTGAAVTIAWTHRLLAALVGVGVLASAVVGWRTGSTRIRTALGIPAVLYPVQIGIGAVVATTGAPPMVSALHLLIGTAIFGGLLLGLAWSLERRFPTRERDEPLTKSPPTEATPESATPRPTGGLRATLGAYYSLMKPRLMWLLCLVAAAAMTLAAGPNLPVVTIVATLLGGVLAIGASGTFNHVLERDVDQRMKRTADRPLATEIVPVSHALAFGALLGLASLGTFYVFVNALAALLGLTAIVFYSVIYTLVLKPNTVQNTVIGGAAGALPALIGWAAATGEIGLPALVLAGVIFCWTPAHFYNLALAYKDDYARGGFPMMPVVRGERLTRKHIVYYLGATLIAASLLAAVDTLGWLFAATSVVFGAIFLREVMALHREQTREAAMRSFHASNAYLGALLFAIIVDALVL
- the coxB gene encoding cytochrome c oxidase subunit II: MERSRRALVGILCLGLFALVAEPAAAQTSINDQLIGNLNNALLYAAIPITILVQAILIYAVFKFRNNDDPKPTQENRRLEITWTVATAIVLLFVGLASYQVMADPFITAQNDDVPDEADVEIEVVAFNYGWNFNYQDEGIQTTGQATIPTDTQIYFNVGADAEQNSYIHGFHVPDLGLKQDANPGQRNMVKTEVYEEGEYQGYCSKYCGVGHSNMYFTINAVSEDEYQQWVQEQQASAEGGNESQAGGGNESGQSGDQQAGGNTSEQASGNESQAGNESGGGNASEQAGGNASSGNQTGGQ